The following coding sequences lie in one Lemur catta isolate mLemCat1 chromosome 11, mLemCat1.pri, whole genome shotgun sequence genomic window:
- the TAS2R16 gene encoding taste receptor type 2 member 16: protein MIPFQLTIFIIVIYMLESLTIIVQSSLIVAVLCKEWLQVKRLSPVDMILTSLGICRFILQWASILSNFSFYFNLSHAFWYISIIWEFSNVLIFWLTSLLAVFYCVKVSSFTNPIFLWLRWRISRSVPWLLLGSLMISCVTIIPSAVSKFIQIQLTTMEHLPRNSTVILRLAMFQQYLVNAHRLIALGIPFLLFLASTTLLVASLIQHVQQMQHRNTGHGNFSMKAHSTALRSLAVLFIFFTSYFLTVLVSLTHKLLKKGSWFWVWEAVIYAVVSIHSTSLMLSSPTLKKALNVKCWGLDAA from the coding sequence ATGATACCCTTCCAACTTACCATCTTCATCATTGTCATCTATATGCTCGAGTCCTTGACAATTATTGTGCAGAGCAGCTTAATTGTTGCAGTGCTTTGCAAAGAATGGCTGCAGGTCAAAAGGTTGTCACCTGTGGACATGATTCTCACCAGCCTGGGCATCTGTCGCTTCATTCTACAGTGGGCATCAATTCTGTccaatttttccttctattttaacCTGAGTCATGCATTTTGGTACATCTCAATCATCTGGGAATTTAGTAATGTTCTTATATTCTGGTTAACTAGCTTGCTTGCTGTCTTCTACTGTGTCAAGGTCTCTTCTTTCACCAACCCCATCTTCCTCTGGCTGAGGTGGAGAATTTCAAGGTCAGTTCCCTGGTTGTTACTGGGTTCACTGATGATTTCTTGTGTGACAATCATCCCTTCGGCTGTTAGCAAGTTCATCCAGATTCAGTTAACTACCATGGAGCATCTACCAAGAAACAGCACTGTGATTCTGAGACTTGCGATGTTTCAGCAGTATTTGGTTAATGCTCATAGACTCATTGCGTTGGGTATTCCTTTCCTCCTGTTTCTGGCCTCCACCACCTTGCTCGTGGCCTCACTGATCCAGCATGTGCAGCAGATGCAACATCGTAACACTGGCCACGGCAACTTCAGCATGAAAGCTCACTCCACTGCCCTGAGGTCTCTTGCCGTCTTGTTTATCTTCTTCACCTCTTACTTTCTGACCGTACTCGTCTCCTTAACACACAAACTACTTAAAAAGGGATCTTGGTTCTGGGTCTGGGAAGCTGTCATCTATGCAGTAGTCTCTATTCATTCCACTTCACTGATGTTGAGCAGCCCTACATTGAAAAAGGCCCTTAATGTAAAGTGCTGGGGCTTAGATGCTGCCTAA